Within Melospiza georgiana isolate bMelGeo1 chromosome 33, bMelGeo1.pri, whole genome shotgun sequence, the genomic segment tgtcctgtccccatgtcccatcccatcctatcccactctgtccccagctgtccccgcagtgtccccagctgtccccagatgtccccagatgtcccacagtgtcctcgcagtgtccccaggtgtccctggatgtccccaaagtgtccccgcagtgtccccaggtgtccccacagtgcccccACAGTGTCATCGCAGTGTCCCCaactgtccccacagtgtccctggctgtcccagcagtgtccctACAGTGTCCCTgcggtgtccccagctgtccccacaaTGTCTCTGGCtatccctgcagtgtccccaggtgtccccacagtgtccccagcagtccccggctgtccccgcagtgtcccctcagtgtccccacagtgtccccatggtgtccccacggtgtccccgtgatgtccccacagtgtccccggctgtcccagcagtgtccccacagtgtccccacagtatcccctcagtgtcccctcagtgttcccacagtgtccccgcagtgtccccagctgtccccgcggtatccccagctgtccccacagtgtcccctcagtgtccccagctgtccccacagtgtccccaggtgtcctcggctgtcccctcagtgtccccgcagtgtccccagctgtccctgcggtgtccccaggtgtccctgcagtgtcccctcagtgtcccagcagtgtccccacagtgtccccacagtatcccctcagtgtcccctcagtgttcccacagtgtccccgcagtgtccccagctgtccccgcggtgtcccctcagtgtccccgcGGTGTCCCCACCTGAAGAAGCCCTTGCAGCCCTCGCAGCTCATCACGTGGAAGTGGTACCCGTTGGCCCTGTCCCCGCACACGGCGCACACTTTGTCACCCTCGGCCTCCGTGTCCCCCGCGGGGTCCTGGGCTGTGCCGGGGGGGCTCGACAGGGACAcgcctggggacacggggacagcgggggTGACACGCTGCCGGCACCGCTCCCGTCCCCTCGAGGCCACCTCGCGTCGCTGTGTCACCTGCGTGAGCCACCCTcgtgtccctgccagcccccgcgtgtcccctctgtccccaagtgtcccctcctgtccctgccagccctcgCGTGTCCCCGAGAGGGACAAAGTGACCCTGCCGGTCCCTGAATGTCCCCGCTGGTCCCCCGcgtgtccctgccagcccccgtGTGTCCCCTGCATTCCCTgagtgtcccctcctgtccccaagtgtccccgagtgtccctgccagcccccgcGTGTCCCCAACAGGGACAAAGTGACCCTGCTGGTCCCTGAATGTCCCCGTGTGTCCCCTGCattccctgtgtgtcccctcctggcccCGTGCGTCCTCTCcggtcccctcctgtccccgcATGTCCCCGAGTGTCCCcttctgtcccctcctgtcccctcctgtccccctgcTGGCGGTACCTGAGTCGGTGTCCCACGGAGCAGTCGGTGACAGGGAATTGTCCCCATGCAGTGAGGTGACATCGTGTCCCTCCGTGTCCCCGGCGGTCCCCGCGTGTCCCTGGCGGTCTCCGAGTGTCCCCTCCattccctgggtgtccctgattgtccctgggtgtccctgattgtccctgggtgtcccctcctgtcccggctgtcccctcctgtcctggctgtcccctcctgtccctctgtgtcccctcctgtccccgctgtcccctcctgtccctctgtgtcccctccggtccctgtgtgtcccctcctgtccctgtgtgtcccctccggtccctgtgtgtcccctcctgtccccgcGTGTCACCGGCGGTCCCAGGAAGGGCCGCGTGGAGTTTGAACCTTGAACTTGGGGCTGCGACAGGCGGGGACAgagcgcggggcggggggggaCAGGTGGCACCGGGGGTGGCACcgggggtggcacctggggcgGGACAAGCGGGGACAGGAGGACGTGGGTACGGCACAAGGACACGGGGACAGACGGACGGACAGccacagaggggacagccaggatgTCACAGCGCGCTGAGGGTGGCACCCCGTGTCACACACACCGGTGGCCGTCCTGCCACCGCTGTCCCCACAGGGAGGTCACTGTCACCAGCGCCACGGGGGGACATTTGAGAtattggggacatgggggcaCGGCAGTGACAGGAGGACattgggggacacagggggacactgagagacactggggacatgggggacatgggggacatgggggacatgggggacattggggactttggggacattggggacatgggggatacagggggacactggggatattggggacatgggggataCAGGGGGACATTTGGCAGTGTCACCGTGCCGGGACAGCAGCGGTGCCCTGTCACCAGGTGCCACCCCAACAGGAGCGTGGCACTCGGGTGGGGGGCACTGTCACCCCCActgtgtcccccgtgtcccctcgtGTCACTTGTCCCACGCTCTGAGTCCCCCCCATGTCCCAGCGTGTCCCCCCCCCGTGTTCCCCGGGTCTCTtggtgtccctctgtcccctccatgtcccctTTATGTCCCCTCAAGCCTCCTCGTGTCCCCCCGAGTCCCCCCAagccctctgtgtcccctgtgcGCCCttgtcccccaatgtccccgtgtccccccatgtccccagtgttcccccgtgtcccccatgtcacccgtgtccccagtgtcctcatgtccccaatgtctgtcaatgtccccaatgtccccaatatccccatgtcccctccaAACGTCCCCAATGTTCCCGTGGCCCcacatgtccccaatgtccctctcaatgtccccatgtcctcaGTCCCCCCcaccatgtccccaatgtcGCCAATATCTTCAAtatccccaatgtccccctgtatcccccatgtccccaatgtccctcatgtccccagtgtctctccgtgtccccctgtgtcccccaatGTCCTCCTGTCACCGCCGtgcccccatgtccccaataTCTCAAATATCCCAAacgtccccaatgtcccccgcactgtccccagtgtcccccggGTGTCTCCCGtgtcccaaatgtccccaatgtcccccagtgtccccataCCCTCAGTCCTccccccccaatgtccccaatgtccccccgTGTCCGCCTCCCCTGGACCGGGGGGGAGGAGCCACCCTCATGGGCGTGTCCCTTTAGTCCCCACCCCCCTCTCCCCATTGGCTGCTCGCGGCTGTCAATCAAACCCCGTCCCTATAaaggcggcggcggcagcgccgggaCCGCACTgggagcggcggcggcaccgggcGGGATGAGCGAggtggggacaccgggggacaccgggggacaccgggggacaccgggggggaccggggacaccggggggcACCGGGACACACCGGCACCGGGACTCTGCCCCTTTTCCCGGGGCTTCCAGCACCGAGCCGGGCGGGGAGCACCAATGGGGCCAGGACGCTGCGTCCCGGGgacggggggggggggacactttggggaccCCGGGCCACCGGTGTCACCTCCCCGTGTCCTCCCGGGCCCTCCTCTCTTCTCAGCGCAGCCACCGCGAGCCCCGCTCGGGCTGGAGGCTGTGGGGACCCCGGGGACAATGCGGGGACAATGGGGGGACCCTGTGTCACCCCCGGGTCCCCTCTCTCCGCAGCGcagtccccgtgtccccccctcGGCGGCGGAGGCCCCCGGTGGGCAGCAGCAAGGTGAGGAGCGCCGGCACAGGTTCgctgtcacctctgtcaccGCTGTCACCgctgtcacctctgtcaccGCTGTCACCTCTGTCCCCGCACACCCCAGGGCCCCTCCATTTTCCCCATCCTTGTGGGCAGGTGGCACCTGCGTGCATTTGGGGACATCCCCTGTCCCCTCGGAGGTGTCGGGGTGTCCCCCTGGGGAGGGCTCGTTGTGTCCTTTGTCCCCCAGGGGGGTGGCAGGGTGTCCCTCTGAGTGTCCCCACAGTGAATCTAGGGGTGCCAGGCTGCCCCTTGTCCCCAATATGAGTGCCAGGCTGTCCCCTGGGTGACTCCGGAGGTGCCAGGCTGTCCCTTGTCCCCCGGTTGGTGGCAGTGTGTCCCTCCGAGTGTCCCATTGGTCAATCTGGGGGTGCCAggctgtcccttgtccccaagGTTGGTGCCAGGGTGTCCCTCTGGATGTCCCCTGGGTGAATCTGGGGGTGCCAGGCTGTCCCTTGTCCCCCCGGGTTGGTGGCAGGGTGtccccctgagtgtccccactGCCAGTCTGGAGGTGCCAGGCTGTCCCCCTGGGtgaccctggcagtgccagcctgtcCCCAAGCGTGTCCCCGTCCTGTCCCCCCCAAATCCCCGGCAGCCAAGGCTGATCgcaagaaggaggaagaggaggaggaggaggaagaggagatcGACATCGACCTGAGCGCGCCCGAGACGGAGCGAGCGGCTCTCGCCATCCAGGGCCGCTTCCGCCGCTCCCGCCAGCGCCGGGGGGAGCCGCGGCCCTGAgggacccccgggacccccccgggaccccccgggacccccaaaccccGTGGGGACCCTCCCGAGGGGGGCTCGGCCCTTCCCTGCCCGGTGACAccggggggatttggggggaggTGACCCAGCCCGGTGTCCCCAAGGGGGGTTGGCCCTGGGGAGGGGGCGGCGTGGGACCCCCCCCCCCGTTTCCCTTGAGCACCCCCATTTTCCATGAGCACCCCCGTTTCCCATGAGCACCCCCATTTTCCATGAGCACCCCCATTTTCCATGGGATCCCCAAATTTTCCACGGAATTCCCCATTTCCCCGTCCCGTGGTGGCGTTGGGGACACGCCCGGTGTCCCCAAACCGGGGGGGGGACGGGTCccgctgcagcccccagcccaggaaaTCGGGGGTCCCCACcttgctgtcactgtcaccgcCCCCTCCCCACatttctgtcactgtcactgtcactgtccccacccCGAGGGGCTTTTGGCCCGTGCAGGGAATAAagagtgaggaagaggaggctgcGCTGGGGGCTcgggggaatttggggaggggtccccACTGAGAGGGTTTGGGGGGGATTTAAGCCGAATTTTGGGGGGGTTCGAAGccggattttggggggattcgAAGCCGGATTTTGGGGGGGTTCGAAGCCGGATTTTGGGGGGGTTcgcaggtggattttggggcGGTTCgcaggaggatttggggggttCGCAGGTGGATTTCGGGGAGGTTCACATGAGCGTTTTGAGGGGGTTCACAGCCGAATTTTGAGGGGTCCACAGCCTAATTTTGAGGGATTCGCAGCCGGGTTTTTGAGGGGTCCACAGCACGGTTTTTTTTGGCGGGGGGGGTTGCAGGTGGATTTAGGGGGAGTTTGCAGCccaatttttggggttttgcagCCGGGTTTTGGGGGAGCTCGCAGCTGGATTTGGGGGAATTCACAGCTGGATTTGGGGGGGTTTGCAGCCCAGTTTTAGGGGGTTTCACAGCCAAATTTTGAGGGGTCCACAGCCCGGTTTTGAATGTTTGCAGCTCGGTTTTTGGGGGGCTTTGCAGGCAGATTTAGGGGGAGTTTGCAGCCCAGGTTTTGAGGGTTCACAACCCAATTTTGGGGGATCCACAGGCGGGTTTTGGGTGTTCACAgctgggtttttggggggggggtttgCAGGCGGATTTAGGGGGAGTTTGCAGCCCAAGTTTTGGGAGTTCACAGCccaattttgggggatttgcaGCCGGGTTTTGGGGGGTTCTCAGCCCAATTTTGCAGCCAGATTTTCGGGGCTTTGCAGCcgggttttgggggattttcagCCGGGTTTTGGGGGGTTCTCAGCCCAATTTTGCAGCCAGATTTTCGGGGCTTTGCAGGCGGATTTTCGGGGCTTTGCAGCCGGGTTTTGGGGGCAGTTTGCAGCCGGGTTTCGGGGGGTTCACAGCCGGGTTTTGGGGGAGTTTGCAGCCGGGTTTCGGGGGGTTCGCAGCCGGGTTTTGGGGGCGGTTTGCAGCTGAGTTTCGGGGGGTTCACAGCCGGGTTTTGGGGGAGTTTGCAGCCGGGTTTCGGGGGGTTCACAGCCGGGTtttggggggctcggggccgTTCCCAGGGCCCCGCAATGCCGCGCTCCGGTGCAGAAATAGCtccttggaaagaaaaacagcGGCGGCGGCCCCAGGGGACACGGCGGGGTCGGGCAGCGCTGACTTATTAGGGAAAGGGACAACGGCACCAAGGGGGCACcgggggggcaccgggggggcACCGGGGCCGTTCCCTGCCCGTTCCCGCAATGCTTTGGTTGTGTTAATTACAGCTTTAATTAACGGCGGCTGGCAGGGAGGGCGGTGGCATTGAGGACTCCGGGGTGGCACCAGGTCACCCTCCAGGTGTCACCTCCCCGCTGAGGGTGACAGCGATGTCGCCGCGGCGTGGGGACAGTGGCGGTGGCACGGGGGCTCCCGGAGATGTCAGCTTTATTAATGGCACCgcggggacacggaggggacagggacggggcaCAGGGGGTACAAAACGCGTCCTTGGGGGGCACGGGCggctcccccagcccggccGCAGCCTCGCCCCCTCCCACGGGGCTCCGGCCGggtttggggaggggtcccggGGGTTACGGGCGTTAATGGGGGCACAAagggaggggacaaaggggCCACCCCGCGACGTCATTTGGGCTCGGCCGCGGGGAGAGACGAGAAAACGGCCAGAAAAGGAGCGAAATTGAGGTGGGGGGGGCACAGAGAGAACCCCCCCGAATTCAGGGAGGGGGACGCGGCCCCGGGCAGGGGGCACCGACCCCAAGCCCGCGTTCCGGGGCACGAATCCCacccggggctgggcagggagcgaCCGAGGGTGGCCGGGGACGGGGGGGAGGAGCCGCGCTTGTCgccagcgctgtccccaaggcGGGGGACCCGAGGCGAGGACCACACCCCGCTCCTCGCCGGGTCCCGGGCGCGGGGGGTCCCTCAGGAGCCCCCCGAGTTGGGTCTGACGATGCTCAGCAGCGCGTTCTTGAGGCTGCCCCGGCTCGGCgagcgggcggcgggcggcgccgCGCCCCGGGGCTCCCCCCGCAGCTCCATCTCGATGGTCATGATGACTTTGGGGGGCCGGGGGTCCCCCGAGGCCCCGGCCGCCCCCGGGGGTCCCTCCCCGCCCGCTAACCGCTATTTCCTATCCTTGCCGGCGCCGCCCTTGCCTTTCTTGGCGCCGCGGCCGTGGTCCAGCATGGCGTAGAGCACGGGGGCCTGCGGGGACAGGGGGGCTTCACCCGCAGCCCCCGGCGGGCCCGGGCACCGGGGGGACCGGGGGGACAGCCCGCCGTGCCCCCCGCCCCGCTCGGCGCTCACCTGCCGGCTGCGCTTGGAGCCCTCCTTGCCCGAGCGCTGCAGCTTCCCCTTCTCCATGGCGCTgcgggggaaaatggggggaaaaaggggagaaaacGGGGGGTCGGGATGGTGGGAGGGACCCCCGGGACTCTCGGTGTGGGGAGGGGGGCGCGGAAATTGCAGCCCCGGTAGTCCCGGttggggggaaaggggaaaagaacGGTTTGGGATGGTGGGATTGCAGCTCCCGGTTTGGGGAGGGGTCACGGAAATTGGGGAGGGGTCACGGAAATTGGGGAGGGGTCCCGGTTTGGACGGGGATCCCGGCTCGGGACGGCGGAATTGCGGCCCCGGTGGTCCCGGTTTGAGGACGGTTCCGGTGTGGGGAGGGGTCCAGATTGGGGCAGGGGTCCCGGTTGGGGAGGGGTCTCTATTTGGGGCAGGGGTCCCGATTTGGGACAGGGTCCCGTTTTGGGGCAGGGTCCCgatttggggaggggtcccgATTTGGGGCAGGGTCCCTATTCGGGGCAGGGTCCCTGTATGGGGCAGGGTCTCGATTTGGGGCAGGGTCCCGATTTGGGGCAGGGTCCAGATTTGGGGCAGGGTCTCTATTTGGGGCAGGGTCCcgatttggggaggggtctctATCTGGGGCAGGGTCCCTATTTGGGGCAGGGTCCCCGTTTGGGGCAGGGTCCCTATTCGGGGCAGGGTCCCCGTTTGGGGAGGGGTCCcgatttggggaggggtctcgATTTGGGGCAGGGTCCCCGTTTGGGGCAGGGTCCCTATTTGGGGCAGGATCCCCGTTCGGGGCAGGGTCCCCGTTTGGGGCAGGGTCCCCGTTTGGGGAGGGGTCTcgatttggggaggggtctctATTTGGGGCAGGGTCCCGATTTGGGGCAGGGTCCCGATTTGGGGAGGGGTCGCGCTGACCTGAGCCGCCGCTGCAGAGCCGCCTGGCGCCGCCGCCAGCAGTAGCGGCCGCCGTAGCCCAGCGCCACCAGCGCGGCCACCACGAGCAGCGCCCCGGCGATAACGGAGCCCAGCACGACACCGTAACGGGGCGGCACTGCGGGGACAGCGACAGCGACACCGTGTCACCCCCCGGGAcagtgacactgaggggacagtgacaccgTAACGGGGCGGCACTGCGGGGACAGCGACAGCGACAGCGTGTCACCCTcgggacagtggggacatgaggggacagggacaccgtgTCACCCCCcgggacagtggggacactgcGGGGACAGTGACACTGCGGGGACAGCGACATTGTGTGTGTCACACCcgggacagtggggacactgcggggacagggacaccgtAACGGGGCGGCACTGCGGGGACAGCGACAGCGTGTCACACACTcgggacagtggggacactgaggggacagtggggacactgcagggacagtgacactgcggggacagcgacactgaggggacagggacaccgtgTCACACCCGCATGGAGGTGACAGCCATGTGCCCCCCAGGGAGGTGCCAGCCGTGTCCCCCCCAGGTGCCAGCCGTGTCCCCCCCAGGAGGTGCCATCCGTGTCCCCCCCATGGTGCCAGCCGTGTCCCCCCCCGGTGCCACCCGTGTCCCCACCCAGGGAGGTGCCATCCGTGTCCCTCCCAGGTGCCAGCCGTGTCCCCACCCCAGGAGGTGCCAGCTGTGTCCCCCCCAGGGAGGTGCCATCCGTGTCCCCCCCCGGTGCCAGCCGTGTCCCCCCCGGTGCCAGCCGTGTCCCCACCGCAGGGAGGTGCCAGCCGTGTCCCCCCCGGTGCCAGCCGTGTCCCCACCCAGGGATGTGCCAGCCGTGTCCCCTCCCGGTGCCATCCGTGTCCCCCCTGTGCCATCCGTGTCCCCCCGGTGCCAGCCGTGTCCCCCCCCCGGTGCCACCCGTGTCCCCACCCCAGGGAGGTGCCATCCGTGTCCTCCCCATGGTGCCATCCATGTCCCCCCGGTGCCATCCATGTCCCCCCGGTGCCAGCCGTGTCCCCCCCGGTGCCAGACGTGTCCCCCCCGGTGCCAGCCGTGTCCCCCCCGGTGCCAGACGTGTCCCCCCCGGTGCCAGCTGTGTCCCCCCATGGTGCCAGCCGTGTCCCCCCCCGGTGCCAGCCGTGTCCCCCCGGTGCCAGCCGTGCCGCACCTCTCTCCAGCACGTAGAGCGTGACCTGCGAGGACTTGCCCACGATGTCGGGCGGGTTCTTGACGTCGCAGGTGAAGGTGCCGTTGTCGCTGGGCTCCAGCCCGTGGATGACGATGGAGCCGTCGCGGCGCCGCGGGTTCCCCGCCCAGGCCATGCGCTCCTTGAACGTGCCCACGTCGTCGATGTATGGCTGGCCCTTGGCGAAGTGGAAGATCTGGGGCGGGGACGGGGACAGCGGGGTCAcagggggggacagggacattggGGTCACTCAGGGGGACAGCGGGGTCAcagggggggacagggacattgaGGTcacacaggggcacagggacatcGGGGTCACAcggagggacagggacattgaTGTGACAGCGACAGCGGGGTCAcagggggggacagggacatcgATGTGACAGCGACACTGGGGTCAccaggggggacagggacactggggtcacacggggacacagggacaccggGGTCACCCGGGGGAACAGGGACAACGGGCTCACacggggggacagggacattgatgtgacagtgacaccggGGTCACCCGGGGGGACAGCAACAGCGGGGTCAccaggggggacagggacatcaatgtgacagtgacactggggTCACCCAAGGGGACCGGGACACTGGGGTTAGCTGGTGGGACAGTGACATcgatgtgacagtgacaccaggGTCACtcggggggacagggacattgatgtgacagtgacaccaggGTCACACGGGGTGACAGGGACATcgatgtgacagtgacaccaggGTCACCCGGACAGACAGTGACACTGAGGTTATccagggtgacagtgacatCTATGTGACAGTGACATGGGGGTCACAcggggtgacagtgacaccggGGTCACAcgggggggacagggacactgaggttatccagggtgacagtgacatCGAAGTTATCCGGGGTGACAGGGACATTGGGGTCACTCGGAGGGACAGTGACATCAATGTGACAGTGACATGGGGGTCACacagggtgacagtgacaccggGGTCACAcggggtgacagtgacactgaggTTATCCAGGGTGACAGAGGGGACGCAGGGGACAGCggggcaggaggtggcacagcGGTGCAGGGGCTGGTGGTGGCACCAGGGTGCCACCGAGGGGGGAGGGTGGGTGACACCTGCAGGGTGGggctgggacactggggacactttggggacactggggacaccgtggggacactggggacaccttggggacactggggacactttggggacactcCAGTGCAAGAAGACACCAGGGAAGGCTCCACTGGGACGAGGTGACACCGGGGTGTGACGGTAATGGGATGGGGACAACGGGGACGgcttggggacactttggggacaatGGGAACAGGTTGGGGACACCACAGGGACAATGGGGACGGgttggggacaccatggggacactggggacactttggggacacctcAGTCCCAGTACAGGCCAAGAAGACACCAGGGAAGGCTCTGCTGGGACGAGGTGACACCGGGGCGCGACGGGAACGGGATGGGGACAACGGGGACGGCTTGGGGACAAcggggacattttggggacacCGCGGGGACAGCGGTGACACTGACGGAGATGCTGTCGCGGGAGCCATCGGCCTGGAAGTGCCAGGTGATGGAGATGTCGTCCGAGATCCACTCGCTGGACCAGAAGCTGCAGGACAGGGTGACACTGGAGCCCACGGTGCCGTGGACCTCGCGCTGCGTGTACACGTGGATTGGGGACACCGGcgacagccctggggacacggcGACACGGAGACACGTCACAGCCCCGCCCCCCCGCGCGGGGCGGTGCCACCGAGCTGCCACCACAGCCCGGAGTGTCACCGAGCTGCCACCACAGCCTGGAGTGTCCCCGAGGTGCCACCACAACCTGGCGCTGtccccaagctgccaccacagCCCGGAGTGTCCCCGAGCTGCCACCACAGCCCGGAGTGTCACCGAGGTGCCACCACAGCCCGGAGTGTCACCGAGGTGCCACCACAGCCTGGAGTGTCACCGAGGTGCCACCACAGCCCGGAGTGTCACCGAGCTGCCACCACGGCCGGGAGTGTCACCAAGCTGCCATCACAGCCGGGAGTGTCCCCGAGGTGCCATCATAGCCCGGAGTGTCCCCGAGCTGCCACCACAGCCTGGCGCTGTCCCCGAGCTGCCACCACAGCCCGGAGTGTCACCGAGCTGCCACCACGGCTGGGAGTGTCACCGAGCTGCCACCACAGCCCGGAGTGTCACCAAGGTGCCACCACAGCCTGGCGCTGTCCCCGAGCTGCCACCACAGCCCGGGGTGTCACCGAGGTGCCACCACAGCCCGGGGTGTCACCGAGGTGCCACCACAGCCTGGAGTGTCCCCGAGCTGCCACCACAGCCCGGAGTGTCCCCGAGCTGCCACCACAGCCTGGCGCTGTCCCCGAGCTGCCACCACAGCCCGGGGTGTCACCGaggtgccaccacagcccagggTGTCACCGAGGTGCCACCACAGCCTGGAGTGTCCCCGAGCTGCCACCACAGCTCAGGGTGTCACCGaggtgccaccacagcccagaGTGTCACCGAGGTGCCATCATAGCCGGGAGTGTCACCGAGCTGCCACCACAGCCTGGAGTGTCCCCGAGCTGCCACCACAGCCCGGGGTGTCACCGAGGTGCCACCACAGCCTGGAGTGTCACCGAGCTGCCACCACAGCCTGGCGGTGTCCCCGAGCTGCCACCACAGCCCGGAGTGTCACCGAGGTGCCACCACAGCCTGGAGTGTCACCGAGCTGCCACCACAGCCTGGCGGTGTCCCCGAGCTGCCACCACAGCCCGGAGTGtccccaagctgccaccacagCCCGGAGTGTCACCAAGTTGCCACCAAAGGGAACGTGAAGGCTgcgaggggacagcagggtggtggcactgctgtccccatgggTGGCATGAAGGGGACAGAGGAgtggtggcactgctgtccccatgggTGGCATgaaggggacagcagggtggtggcactgctgtccccatgggTGGCATGAAGGGGACAGTGGAGTGGTGGcgctgctgtccccatgggtggcagggaggggacagcagggtggtggcactgctgtccccatgggTGGCATGAAGGGGACAGTGAAgtggtggcactgctgtccctatgggtggcagggaggggacagtgtCCCCACGGGTGACACGGGCAGGGTTGGGTGTGGCActcccccagctgtccccagggaggtgacaaTGGCCGGCATTgtcctggcagccacccccgACAATGTCCCCAAGGAGGTGACAAGCGCCACCGCTCGGtgacaccagcagggctgggtgtggcACCCCTGAcaatgtccccagggaggtgacaaCGACCCGGGACTGTCCTTGCAGCCACACCCGCCCCTGTCCCCTGGTTGGTGCCACCCCCGCTGTCCCCCGCCAGCCAGCCGCAGTGACAGTCCCCAAGCCGTGGTGACAATCCCCAAGCCGTGGTGACATTCCCCAAGccatggtgacagcagccatGGTGACAGTCCCCAAGCCATGGTGACAGTCCGCAATGTGCGGTGACAGTCCCCAAGGCTCGGTGACAGTCCCCAAGTCCCCAAACCGAGGTGACACTCCCCAAGGTGTGGTGACAGTCCCCAAGCCGTGGTGACAGTCCCCAAGTGCCCCAAGGCTCGGTGACGCTCCCCAAGCCCCGCGTGTCCCCAAGCCATGGTGACACTCCCCAAGCCATGGTGACAGTCCCCCagccccccgtgtccccatgctGAGGTGACAGTCCCCAAGCCATGGTGACACTCCCCAAGCCATGGTGACAGTCCCCAagcccccccgtgtccccaagcCATGGTAACACTCCCCAagccccccatgtccccatgctGAGGTGACAATCCCCAAGCCATGGTGACACTCCCCAagccccccgtgtccccaagcCATGGTGACAGTCCCCAagccccccgtgtccccatccccagggccaCCCCCAAACCTCTCctgtccccccccccccctttgcCACCCCCTTTTTGGGGACCGTCCCTTGTCCCCAAGCTCACCCAGCGCCGCCACGAGCCCGGCCAcgaggaggaggcggcgggtGGCCCTCGGGGACATGGTGGCGCTCGGTGACACGGAGGGGACAGCGGCGGGGACGCGGTTTTAG encodes:
- the MPZ gene encoding LOW QUALITY PROTEIN: myelin protein P0 (The sequence of the model RefSeq protein was modified relative to this genomic sequence to represent the inferred CDS: substituted 1 base at 1 genomic stop codon) encodes the protein MSPRATRRLLLVAGLVAALGLSPVSPIHVYTQREVHGTVGSSVTLSCSFWSSEWISDDISITWHFQADGSRDSISIFHFAKGQPYIDDVGTFKERMAWAGNPRRRDGSIVIHGLEPSDNGTFTCDVKNPPDIVGKSSQVTLYVLERVPPRYGVVLGSVIAGALLVVAALVALGYGGRYCWRRRQAALQRRLSAMEKGKLQRSGKEGSKRSRQAPVLYAMLDHGRGAKKGKGGAGKDRKXRLAGGEGPPGAAGASGDPRPPKVIMTIEMELRGEPRGAAPPAARSPSRGSLKNALLSIVRPNSGGS